The following coding sequences lie in one Sorex araneus isolate mSorAra2 chromosome 4, mSorAra2.pri, whole genome shotgun sequence genomic window:
- the ATXN2L gene encoding ataxin-2-like protein isoform X6: protein MLKPQPPQQTSQPQPPLPAPQAVARRPPGGTSPPNGGLPGPLAPAAAPPGPPAAAPPCLGPAAAAGSGLRRGPDALLAPPPPPPHQDRPGAAAIGSARGQSTGKGPPQSPVFEGVYNNSRMLHFLTAVVGSTCDVKVKNGTTYEGIFKTLSSKFELAVDAVHRKASEPAGGPRREDIVDTMVFKPSDVMLVHFRNVDFNYATKDKFTDSAIAMNSKVNGEHKEKVLQRWEGGDSNSDDYDLESDMSNGWDPNEMFKFNEENYGVKTTYDSSLSSYTVPLEKDNSEEFRQRELRAAQLAREIESSPQYRLRIAMENDDGRTEEEKHSAVQRQGSGRESPSLAAREGKYIPLPQRVREGPRGGVRCSSSRGGRPGLSSLPPRGPHHLDNSSPGPGSESRGINGGPSRMSPKAQRPLRGAKTLSSPGSRPSGEAAVPPPPAVGRIYPPRSPKSAAPAPISASCPEPPIGSAVPTSSASIPVTTSIVDPGVGAISPASPKISLAPADVKELPAKEPGRTLESQELPRIAGKVPGLQNEQKRFQLEELRKFGAQFKLQPSSSPETSLDPFPPRILKEELKGKEKEVDGLLAAEPIGSPVSSKTDSAPEKEDKPPLPSAGGTEGSEQPPPPCPNQTGSPPVGLIKGDDKDDGPVAEQVKKSTLNPNAKEFNPTKPLLSVNKSTSTPTSPGPRTHSTPSIPVLTAGQSGLYSPQYISYIPQIHMGPAVQAPQMYPYPVSNSVPGQQGKYRGAKGSLPPQRSDQHQPASAPPMMQAAAAAGPPLVAATPYSSYIPYNPQQFPGQPAMMQPMAHYPSQPVFAPMLQSSPRMLTSGSHPQAIVSSSTPQYPSAEQPTPQALYATVHQSYPHHATQLHAHQPQPATTPTGSQPQSQHAAPSPVQHQAGQAPHLGSGQPQQNLYHPGALTGTPPSLPPGPSAQSPQSSFPQPAAVYAIHAHQQLPHGFTNMAHVTQAHVQTGITAAPPPHPGAPHPPQVMLLHPPQSHGGPPQGAVPQSGVPALSASTPSPYPYIGHPQGEQPGQAPGFPGGADDRILQSHPSQQLPFHPPGN, encoded by the exons ATGTTGAAGCCTCAGCCGCCACAACAGacctcccagccccagccgccGCTCCCCGCGCCACAGGCCGTGGCCCGCCGGCCCCCCGGGGGCACCAGCCCGCCCAACGGCGGCCTCCCGGGGCCCCTGGCCCCCGCCGcggcgccccccgggccccccgcggCCGCGCCGCCCTGCCTGgggcctgccgccgccgccgggagCGGGCTCCGCCGCGGCCCCGACGCGCTcctggcgccgccgccgccgccgccgcaccaGGACCGGCCGGGGGCCGCGGCCATCGGCAGCGCCAG GGGACAAAGCACTGGAAAGGGACCCCCCCAGTCACCG GTGTTTGAGGGTGTCTACAACAATTCCAGGATGCTGCATTTTCTCACAGCTGTGGTG GGCTCTACTTGTGATGTGAAGGTGAAAAACGGTACCACCTATGAAGGTATCTTCAAGACTCTCAGCTCTAAG TTTGAACTAGCAGTAGACGCTGTGCACCGGAAGGCATCTGAGCCAGCAGGTGGCCCTCGTCGGGAAGACATTGTAGACACCATGGTGTTTAAGCCAAGTGACGTCATGCTTGTTCACTTTCGAAACGTTGACTTCAATTATGCTACTAAAG ACAAGTTCACTGATTCAGCCATTGCCATGAACTCCAAAGTGAATGGAGAGCATAAAGAGAAGGTGCTTCAGCGCTGGGAGGGCGGCGACAGCAACAGTGATGACTACGACCTGGAGTCTGACATG TCCAATGGATGGGACCCCAATGAAATGTTCAAGTTCAATGAGGAGAATTACGGTGTAAAGACCACTTATGACAGCAGTCTCTCTTCTTACAC GGTGCCCTTAGAGAAAGACAACTCGGAAGAGTTTCGTCAGCGGGAGCTGCGTGCGGCCCAGCTAGCCCGAGAGATTGAGTCCAGCCCCCAGTATCGCCTGCGGATTGCCATGGAGAACGACGATGGGCGCACTGAGGAGGAGAAACACAGCGCGGTGCAGCGGCAGGGCTCCGGGCGGGAGAGCCCCAGCCTGGCGGCCAG GGAGGGAAAGTacatccctctcccccagcgAGTCCGGGAAGGTCCCAGGGGAGGAGTTCGATGCAGCAGTTCTCGGGGTGGCAGGCCTGGCCTTAGCTCCTTGCCACCCCGTGGGCCTCACCATCTCGACAACAGCAGTCCCGGCCCAGGATCGGAATCGCGGGGTATCAATGGAG GCCCTTCCCGCATGTCTCCGAAGGCACAGCGGCCTCTGCGAGGTGCCAAGACACTGTCTTCCCCCGGCAGCAGGCCTTCTGGAGAAGCGGCCGTCCCACCGCCTCCTGCAG TGGGCCGGATATACCCACCTCGTTCGCCCAAGTCTGCTGCCCCTGCCCCAATCTCGGCTTCATGTCCTGAGCCACCCATTGGCTCAGCAGTACCAACCTCGTCGGCTTCCATCCCTGTGACAACATCCATTGTGGATCCTGGAGTCGGTGCCATTTCCCCAGCTTCTCCAAAGATCTCGCTGGCCCCCGCAGATG TGAAAGAACTACCGGCCAAGGAGCCTGGAAGGACTCTGGAGTCCCAGGAGTTGCCCCGGATAGCTGGCAAAG TCCCTGGCCTGCAGAACGAACAAAAACGCTTTCAGTTGGAGGAACTGAGAAAGTTTGGGGCTCAGTTTAAG CTTCAGCCCAGTAGTTCCCCTGAGACCAGTCTGGATCCTTTCCCCCCTCGGATCCTAAAGGAAGAGCtcaaagggaaggagaaggaggtggatgGTCTGCTGGCTGCAGAGCCTATAGGGTCCCCAGTCTCCTCCAAGACGGACTCCGCGCCCGAGAAGGAGGACAAGCCCCCTCTGCCGTCAGCTGGGGGCACCGAGGGGTCAGAGCAACCCCCACCGCCTTGTCCAAACCAAACTGGCAGCCCCCCCGTGGGCCTTATCAAGGGAGATGACAAGGATGACGGCCCTGTCGCTGA ACAAGTGAAGAAGTCGACGTTGAACCCCAATGCCAAGGAGTTTAATCCCACAAAGCCTCTGCTCTCTGTG AATAAATCCACCAGTACCCCAACTTCTCCAGGGCCCCGGACTCATTCAACTCCCTCCATCCCGGTGCTGACAGCAGGCCAGAGTGGACTGTATAGTCCCCAGTACATTTCCTACATACCTCAGATCCACATGGGACCAGCTGTTCAG GCACCACAGATGTATCCATATCCTGTCTCCAACTCAGTGCCTGGGCAGCAGGGCAAGTACCGGGGAGCGAAAG GCTCCCTGCCCCCTCAGCGCTCGGACCAACACCAGCCAGCCTCAGCACCTCCCATGATGCAGGCGGCCGCCGCAGCCGGCCCACCTCTGGTGGCTGCCACTCCTTACTCCTCATACATCCCCTACAACCCACAGCAGTTCCCGGGCCAGCCAGCCATGATGCAGCCCATGGCTCACTACCCCTCACAG CCGGTGTTTGCCCCCATGCTTCAAAGCAGTCCCCGCATGCTGACGTCTGGGAGCCACCCCCAGGCCATTGTGTCATCCTCCACTCCTCAGTACCCCTCTGCAGAGcagcccaccccccaggcccTTTATG CCACTGTTCACCAGTCCTATCCGCACCATGCCACACAGCTTCACGCCCACCAGCCGCAGCCGGCCACCACGCCTACTGGGAGCCAGCCGCAGTCCCAGCATGCGGCCCCCAGTCCCGTCCAG CACCAGGCGGGGCAGGCCCCACACCTGGGCAGTGGACAGCCACAGCAGAATCTGTACCACCCAGGGGCCCTGACAGGCACGCCGCCTTCTCTGCCACCGGGACCTTCTGCCCAGTCCCCTCAGAGCAGCTTTCCCCAGCCAGCCGCTGTGTACGCCATCCATGCCCACCAGCAGCTGCCCCACGGCTTCACCAACATGGCCCACGTTACCCAG GCCCATGTCCAAACTGGAATCacagcagccccgccccctcaccctgGGGCTCCCCACCCGCCCCAGGTGATGCTGCTGCACCCACCCCAGAGCCATGGGGGCCCCCCCCAAGGCgcggtgccccagagtggggtgccTGCACTGTCAGCTTCCACACCCTCACCCTACCCCTACATCGGACACCCCCAAGGTGAGCAGCCTGGCCAGGCGCCTGGATTTCCAGGAGGAGCCGATGACAGGATTC TTCAATCTCATCCCTCCCAGCAGCTCCCCTTCCACCCCCCGGGGAACTGA
- the ATXN2L gene encoding ataxin-2-like protein isoform X2, whose translation MLKPQPPQQTSQPQPPLPAPQAVARRPPGGTSPPNGGLPGPLAPAAAPPGPPAAAPPCLGPAAAAGSGLRRGPDALLAPPPPPPHQDRPGAAAIGSARGQSTGKGPPQSPVFEGVYNNSRMLHFLTAVVGSTCDVKVKNGTTYEGIFKTLSSKFELAVDAVHRKASEPAGGPRREDIVDTMVFKPSDVMLVHFRNVDFNYATKDKFTDSAIAMNSKVNGEHKEKVLQRWEGGDSNSDDYDLESDMSNGWDPNEMFKFNEENYGVKTTYDSSLSSYTVPLEKDNSEEFRQRELRAAQLAREIESSPQYRLRIAMENDDGRTEEEKHSAVQRQGSGRESPSLAAREGKYIPLPQRVREGPRGGVRCSSSRGGRPGLSSLPPRGPHHLDNSSPGPGSESRGINGGPSRMSPKAQRPLRGAKTLSSPGSRPSGEAAVPPPPAVGRIYPPRSPKSAAPAPISASCPEPPIGSAVPTSSASIPVTTSIVDPGVGAISPASPKISLAPADVKELPAKEPGRTLESQELPRIAGKVPGLQNEQKRFQLEELRKFGAQFKLQPSSSPETSLDPFPPRILKEELKGKEKEVDGLLAAEPIGSPVSSKTDSAPEKEDKPPLPSAGGTEGSEQPPPPCPNQTGSPPVGLIKGDDKDDGPVAEQVKKSTLNPNAKEFNPTKPLLSVNKSTSTPTSPGPRTHSTPSIPVLTAGQSGLYSPQYISYIPQIHMGPAVQAPQMYPYPVSNSVPGQQGKYRGAKGSLPPQRSDQHQPASAPPMMQAAAAAGPPLVAATPYSSYIPYNPQQFPGQPAMMQPMAHYPSQPVFAPMLQSSPRMLTSGSHPQAIVSSSTPQYPSAEQPTPQALYATVHQSYPHHATQLHAHQPQPATTPTGSQPQSQHAAPSPVQHQAGQAPHLGSGQPQQNLYHPGALTGTPPSLPPGPSAQSPQSSFPQPAAVYAIHAHQQLPHGFTNMAHVTQAHVQTGITAAPPPHPGAPHPPQVMLLHPPQSHGGPPQGAVPQSGVPALSASTPSPYPYIGHPQGEQPGQAPGFPGGADDRILCRVGRSHSRRRQGLAPGSVLCFPPSSLSCDPAAPLPTASPALSDPDCLLT comes from the exons ATGTTGAAGCCTCAGCCGCCACAACAGacctcccagccccagccgccGCTCCCCGCGCCACAGGCCGTGGCCCGCCGGCCCCCCGGGGGCACCAGCCCGCCCAACGGCGGCCTCCCGGGGCCCCTGGCCCCCGCCGcggcgccccccgggccccccgcggCCGCGCCGCCCTGCCTGgggcctgccgccgccgccgggagCGGGCTCCGCCGCGGCCCCGACGCGCTcctggcgccgccgccgccgccgccgcaccaGGACCGGCCGGGGGCCGCGGCCATCGGCAGCGCCAG GGGACAAAGCACTGGAAAGGGACCCCCCCAGTCACCG GTGTTTGAGGGTGTCTACAACAATTCCAGGATGCTGCATTTTCTCACAGCTGTGGTG GGCTCTACTTGTGATGTGAAGGTGAAAAACGGTACCACCTATGAAGGTATCTTCAAGACTCTCAGCTCTAAG TTTGAACTAGCAGTAGACGCTGTGCACCGGAAGGCATCTGAGCCAGCAGGTGGCCCTCGTCGGGAAGACATTGTAGACACCATGGTGTTTAAGCCAAGTGACGTCATGCTTGTTCACTTTCGAAACGTTGACTTCAATTATGCTACTAAAG ACAAGTTCACTGATTCAGCCATTGCCATGAACTCCAAAGTGAATGGAGAGCATAAAGAGAAGGTGCTTCAGCGCTGGGAGGGCGGCGACAGCAACAGTGATGACTACGACCTGGAGTCTGACATG TCCAATGGATGGGACCCCAATGAAATGTTCAAGTTCAATGAGGAGAATTACGGTGTAAAGACCACTTATGACAGCAGTCTCTCTTCTTACAC GGTGCCCTTAGAGAAAGACAACTCGGAAGAGTTTCGTCAGCGGGAGCTGCGTGCGGCCCAGCTAGCCCGAGAGATTGAGTCCAGCCCCCAGTATCGCCTGCGGATTGCCATGGAGAACGACGATGGGCGCACTGAGGAGGAGAAACACAGCGCGGTGCAGCGGCAGGGCTCCGGGCGGGAGAGCCCCAGCCTGGCGGCCAG GGAGGGAAAGTacatccctctcccccagcgAGTCCGGGAAGGTCCCAGGGGAGGAGTTCGATGCAGCAGTTCTCGGGGTGGCAGGCCTGGCCTTAGCTCCTTGCCACCCCGTGGGCCTCACCATCTCGACAACAGCAGTCCCGGCCCAGGATCGGAATCGCGGGGTATCAATGGAG GCCCTTCCCGCATGTCTCCGAAGGCACAGCGGCCTCTGCGAGGTGCCAAGACACTGTCTTCCCCCGGCAGCAGGCCTTCTGGAGAAGCGGCCGTCCCACCGCCTCCTGCAG TGGGCCGGATATACCCACCTCGTTCGCCCAAGTCTGCTGCCCCTGCCCCAATCTCGGCTTCATGTCCTGAGCCACCCATTGGCTCAGCAGTACCAACCTCGTCGGCTTCCATCCCTGTGACAACATCCATTGTGGATCCTGGAGTCGGTGCCATTTCCCCAGCTTCTCCAAAGATCTCGCTGGCCCCCGCAGATG TGAAAGAACTACCGGCCAAGGAGCCTGGAAGGACTCTGGAGTCCCAGGAGTTGCCCCGGATAGCTGGCAAAG TCCCTGGCCTGCAGAACGAACAAAAACGCTTTCAGTTGGAGGAACTGAGAAAGTTTGGGGCTCAGTTTAAG CTTCAGCCCAGTAGTTCCCCTGAGACCAGTCTGGATCCTTTCCCCCCTCGGATCCTAAAGGAAGAGCtcaaagggaaggagaaggaggtggatgGTCTGCTGGCTGCAGAGCCTATAGGGTCCCCAGTCTCCTCCAAGACGGACTCCGCGCCCGAGAAGGAGGACAAGCCCCCTCTGCCGTCAGCTGGGGGCACCGAGGGGTCAGAGCAACCCCCACCGCCTTGTCCAAACCAAACTGGCAGCCCCCCCGTGGGCCTTATCAAGGGAGATGACAAGGATGACGGCCCTGTCGCTGA ACAAGTGAAGAAGTCGACGTTGAACCCCAATGCCAAGGAGTTTAATCCCACAAAGCCTCTGCTCTCTGTG AATAAATCCACCAGTACCCCAACTTCTCCAGGGCCCCGGACTCATTCAACTCCCTCCATCCCGGTGCTGACAGCAGGCCAGAGTGGACTGTATAGTCCCCAGTACATTTCCTACATACCTCAGATCCACATGGGACCAGCTGTTCAG GCACCACAGATGTATCCATATCCTGTCTCCAACTCAGTGCCTGGGCAGCAGGGCAAGTACCGGGGAGCGAAAG GCTCCCTGCCCCCTCAGCGCTCGGACCAACACCAGCCAGCCTCAGCACCTCCCATGATGCAGGCGGCCGCCGCAGCCGGCCCACCTCTGGTGGCTGCCACTCCTTACTCCTCATACATCCCCTACAACCCACAGCAGTTCCCGGGCCAGCCAGCCATGATGCAGCCCATGGCTCACTACCCCTCACAG CCGGTGTTTGCCCCCATGCTTCAAAGCAGTCCCCGCATGCTGACGTCTGGGAGCCACCCCCAGGCCATTGTGTCATCCTCCACTCCTCAGTACCCCTCTGCAGAGcagcccaccccccaggcccTTTATG CCACTGTTCACCAGTCCTATCCGCACCATGCCACACAGCTTCACGCCCACCAGCCGCAGCCGGCCACCACGCCTACTGGGAGCCAGCCGCAGTCCCAGCATGCGGCCCCCAGTCCCGTCCAG CACCAGGCGGGGCAGGCCCCACACCTGGGCAGTGGACAGCCACAGCAGAATCTGTACCACCCAGGGGCCCTGACAGGCACGCCGCCTTCTCTGCCACCGGGACCTTCTGCCCAGTCCCCTCAGAGCAGCTTTCCCCAGCCAGCCGCTGTGTACGCCATCCATGCCCACCAGCAGCTGCCCCACGGCTTCACCAACATGGCCCACGTTACCCAG GCCCATGTCCAAACTGGAATCacagcagccccgccccctcaccctgGGGCTCCCCACCCGCCCCAGGTGATGCTGCTGCACCCACCCCAGAGCCATGGGGGCCCCCCCCAAGGCgcggtgccccagagtggggtgccTGCACTGTCAGCTTCCACACCCTCACCCTACCCCTACATCGGACACCCCCAAGGTGAGCAGCCTGGCCAGGCGCCTGGATTTCCAGGAGGAGCCGATGACAGGATTC TATGTAGGGTGGGCAGAAGCCACAGTCGCCGCCGccaggggcttgctcctggctctgtcctttgCTTCCCTCCGTCCTCGCTCAGTTGTGATccagcagcccccctccccactgcctcccCAGCTCTCAGTGACCCCGACTGTCTCCTGACTTAG
- the ATXN2L gene encoding ataxin-2-like protein isoform X9: protein MTRALGSPGGQSTGKGPPQSPVFEGVYNNSRMLHFLTAVVGSTCDVKVKNGTTYEGIFKTLSSKFELAVDAVHRKASEPAGGPRREDIVDTMVFKPSDVMLVHFRNVDFNYATKDKFTDSAIAMNSKVNGEHKEKVLQRWEGGDSNSDDYDLESDMSNGWDPNEMFKFNEENYGVKTTYDSSLSSYTVPLEKDNSEEFRQRELRAAQLAREIESSPQYRLRIAMENDDGRTEEEKHSAVQRQGSGRESPSLAAREGKYIPLPQRVREGPRGGVRCSSSRGGRPGLSSLPPRGPHHLDNSSPGPGSESRGINGGPSRMSPKAQRPLRGAKTLSSPGSRPSGEAAVPPPPAALPFLPVGRIYPPRSPKSAAPAPISASCPEPPIGSAVPTSSASIPVTTSIVDPGVGAISPASPKISLAPADVKELPAKEPGRTLESQELPRIAGKVPGLQNEQKRFQLEELRKFGAQFKLQPSSSPETSLDPFPPRILKEELKGKEKEVDGLLAAEPIGSPVSSKTDSAPEKEDKPPLPSAGGTEGSEQPPPPCPNQTGSPPVGLIKGDDKDDGPVAEQVKKSTLNPNAKEFNPTKPLLSVNKSTSTPTSPGPRTHSTPSIPVLTAGQSGLYSPQYISYIPQIHMGPAVQAPQMYPYPVSNSVPGQQGKYRGAKGSLPPQRSDQHQPASAPPMMQAAAAAGPPLVAATPYSSYIPYNPQQFPGQPAMMQPMAHYPSQPVFAPMLQSSPRMLTSGSHPQAIVSSSTPQYPSAEQPTPQALYATVHQSYPHHATQLHAHQPQPATTPTGSQPQSQHAAPSPVQHQAGQAPHLGSGQPQQNLYHPGALTGTPPSLPPGPSAQSPQSSFPQPAAVYAIHAHQQLPHGFTNMAHVTQAHVQTGITAAPPPHPGAPHPPQVMLLHPPQSHGGPPQGAVPQSGVPALSASTPSPYPYIGHPQGEQPGQAPGFPGGADDRILCRVGRSHSRRRQGLAPGSVLCFPPSSLSCDPAAPLPTASPALSDPDCLLT from the exons ATGACCCGAGCGCTCGGGAGCCCCGG GGGACAAAGCACTGGAAAGGGACCCCCCCAGTCACCG GTGTTTGAGGGTGTCTACAACAATTCCAGGATGCTGCATTTTCTCACAGCTGTGGTG GGCTCTACTTGTGATGTGAAGGTGAAAAACGGTACCACCTATGAAGGTATCTTCAAGACTCTCAGCTCTAAG TTTGAACTAGCAGTAGACGCTGTGCACCGGAAGGCATCTGAGCCAGCAGGTGGCCCTCGTCGGGAAGACATTGTAGACACCATGGTGTTTAAGCCAAGTGACGTCATGCTTGTTCACTTTCGAAACGTTGACTTCAATTATGCTACTAAAG ACAAGTTCACTGATTCAGCCATTGCCATGAACTCCAAAGTGAATGGAGAGCATAAAGAGAAGGTGCTTCAGCGCTGGGAGGGCGGCGACAGCAACAGTGATGACTACGACCTGGAGTCTGACATG TCCAATGGATGGGACCCCAATGAAATGTTCAAGTTCAATGAGGAGAATTACGGTGTAAAGACCACTTATGACAGCAGTCTCTCTTCTTACAC GGTGCCCTTAGAGAAAGACAACTCGGAAGAGTTTCGTCAGCGGGAGCTGCGTGCGGCCCAGCTAGCCCGAGAGATTGAGTCCAGCCCCCAGTATCGCCTGCGGATTGCCATGGAGAACGACGATGGGCGCACTGAGGAGGAGAAACACAGCGCGGTGCAGCGGCAGGGCTCCGGGCGGGAGAGCCCCAGCCTGGCGGCCAG GGAGGGAAAGTacatccctctcccccagcgAGTCCGGGAAGGTCCCAGGGGAGGAGTTCGATGCAGCAGTTCTCGGGGTGGCAGGCCTGGCCTTAGCTCCTTGCCACCCCGTGGGCCTCACCATCTCGACAACAGCAGTCCCGGCCCAGGATCGGAATCGCGGGGTATCAATGGAG GCCCTTCCCGCATGTCTCCGAAGGCACAGCGGCCTCTGCGAGGTGCCAAGACACTGTCTTCCCCCGGCAGCAGGCCTTCTGGAGAAGCGGCCGTCCCACCGCCTCCTGCAG CTCTCCCTTTTCTTCCAGTGGGCCGGATATACCCACCTCGTTCGCCCAAGTCTGCTGCCCCTGCCCCAATCTCGGCTTCATGTCCTGAGCCACCCATTGGCTCAGCAGTACCAACCTCGTCGGCTTCCATCCCTGTGACAACATCCATTGTGGATCCTGGAGTCGGTGCCATTTCCCCAGCTTCTCCAAAGATCTCGCTGGCCCCCGCAGATG TGAAAGAACTACCGGCCAAGGAGCCTGGAAGGACTCTGGAGTCCCAGGAGTTGCCCCGGATAGCTGGCAAAG TCCCTGGCCTGCAGAACGAACAAAAACGCTTTCAGTTGGAGGAACTGAGAAAGTTTGGGGCTCAGTTTAAG CTTCAGCCCAGTAGTTCCCCTGAGACCAGTCTGGATCCTTTCCCCCCTCGGATCCTAAAGGAAGAGCtcaaagggaaggagaaggaggtggatgGTCTGCTGGCTGCAGAGCCTATAGGGTCCCCAGTCTCCTCCAAGACGGACTCCGCGCCCGAGAAGGAGGACAAGCCCCCTCTGCCGTCAGCTGGGGGCACCGAGGGGTCAGAGCAACCCCCACCGCCTTGTCCAAACCAAACTGGCAGCCCCCCCGTGGGCCTTATCAAGGGAGATGACAAGGATGACGGCCCTGTCGCTGA ACAAGTGAAGAAGTCGACGTTGAACCCCAATGCCAAGGAGTTTAATCCCACAAAGCCTCTGCTCTCTGTG AATAAATCCACCAGTACCCCAACTTCTCCAGGGCCCCGGACTCATTCAACTCCCTCCATCCCGGTGCTGACAGCAGGCCAGAGTGGACTGTATAGTCCCCAGTACATTTCCTACATACCTCAGATCCACATGGGACCAGCTGTTCAG GCACCACAGATGTATCCATATCCTGTCTCCAACTCAGTGCCTGGGCAGCAGGGCAAGTACCGGGGAGCGAAAG GCTCCCTGCCCCCTCAGCGCTCGGACCAACACCAGCCAGCCTCAGCACCTCCCATGATGCAGGCGGCCGCCGCAGCCGGCCCACCTCTGGTGGCTGCCACTCCTTACTCCTCATACATCCCCTACAACCCACAGCAGTTCCCGGGCCAGCCAGCCATGATGCAGCCCATGGCTCACTACCCCTCACAG CCGGTGTTTGCCCCCATGCTTCAAAGCAGTCCCCGCATGCTGACGTCTGGGAGCCACCCCCAGGCCATTGTGTCATCCTCCACTCCTCAGTACCCCTCTGCAGAGcagcccaccccccaggcccTTTATG CCACTGTTCACCAGTCCTATCCGCACCATGCCACACAGCTTCACGCCCACCAGCCGCAGCCGGCCACCACGCCTACTGGGAGCCAGCCGCAGTCCCAGCATGCGGCCCCCAGTCCCGTCCAG CACCAGGCGGGGCAGGCCCCACACCTGGGCAGTGGACAGCCACAGCAGAATCTGTACCACCCAGGGGCCCTGACAGGCACGCCGCCTTCTCTGCCACCGGGACCTTCTGCCCAGTCCCCTCAGAGCAGCTTTCCCCAGCCAGCCGCTGTGTACGCCATCCATGCCCACCAGCAGCTGCCCCACGGCTTCACCAACATGGCCCACGTTACCCAG GCCCATGTCCAAACTGGAATCacagcagccccgccccctcaccctgGGGCTCCCCACCCGCCCCAGGTGATGCTGCTGCACCCACCCCAGAGCCATGGGGGCCCCCCCCAAGGCgcggtgccccagagtggggtgccTGCACTGTCAGCTTCCACACCCTCACCCTACCCCTACATCGGACACCCCCAAGGTGAGCAGCCTGGCCAGGCGCCTGGATTTCCAGGAGGAGCCGATGACAGGATTC TATGTAGGGTGGGCAGAAGCCACAGTCGCCGCCGccaggggcttgctcctggctctgtcctttgCTTCCCTCCGTCCTCGCTCAGTTGTGATccagcagcccccctccccactgcctcccCAGCTCTCAGTGACCCCGACTGTCTCCTGACTTAG